The Aureispira anguillae genome contains a region encoding:
- a CDS encoding CHAT domain-containing protein: MRTLRAVQLDAQHKEYMIFKTTNLLLFSFFITISAISAQGDFCKGTDSLGAKTYFVKARMAYQQGKPAVAIENFQKASKAYLQMGCKERVFLMNRNILKVHIATANMVAFDALYYKIIKSLENAKESEQLIYKGRVMLLKSDIHLSLKQLDSAIIYANKARAVHKEVAAWKFYIRDNAQLARIAFYQQNYEAMEDYVDLCFDTYKTYIKDKGKILQDIMALYGGLYYKTGEYETALEKTMEALEVGLADMTTKDDTLFVARYYNNIGLFYIELGDIYKAEDYCNNALQLFKKLRKHFDAATTNLNLGEFFTRQGKLEEALRFYQAGIKSLEQSSGVATHQLDKSSINIYNGIGDVATRLNRYQEAFMALKKNLEIHKREQAKKDETFSVLGSYYRATRDYTKSLNYYQEALVIRKQTYGLVHPLVAKVYYDLGQTEQKRNHIAAAKTYYDLAIAALEVPVKGDLMPFLMNKDSANTVPDKSLLLKVLAAKARLSLEEKNLELAYNTAQSAVLLLEKMRNGFKEEGSKLFMLQKMIPTYELSIDVALDLYQQTKEQSYLDEIFQLVEKSKAMLLLDALKAEEARNFGNVPKDLLDEERRLARERVRYEKLLFEAKSVNDEAKVSLQQKELLKLKRASEKLQTTLEQDYPKYHELKYNTQIASLKQVQESLDDQTALIEYFVGNENIYIFSIYRDTAWLTSVSMNNQFTTAIKGLRTSLVDVVMLTKDVESSYLLFARNARTIYQKYLEPALKKEQIERLVIIPDGMFNYVPFDVLLTEKPDYKNYDYRKLPYLIKSYSINYHYSSTLKLFSRSSSKTNGEMLAMASSYDKEQFINMKGLGEREYKIRSSVDDLPGARQEVEYLSNIFAGEYLYGDKANETTFKSYSNKEPYSVIHLAMHGIVDAKQPAYSSLVFSYSGSKKEDDLLHAYELNLLEVNTDLVVLSACETGFGRYDRGEGVVSLGRGFMYSGVPSLVMTLWPINDKATSILVSEFYNELAIGHSKDEAMKNAKLTYLKHAKHLTAHPFFWASFVNFGDYQPIHLKKSWTWGQLSLLTLPILLLMGWWFSRKRKG; this comes from the coding sequence ATGCGTACCTTGCGGGCTGTACAACTAGACGCACAACATAAAGAATATATGATTTTTAAAACAACTAATTTACTACTTTTTAGCTTTTTTATAACGATCTCTGCTATAAGCGCACAGGGCGATTTTTGTAAGGGAACAGATTCTTTGGGAGCTAAAACTTATTTTGTTAAGGCTCGAATGGCATATCAACAGGGGAAACCTGCGGTTGCAATTGAAAATTTTCAAAAAGCAAGTAAAGCATACCTACAAATGGGGTGCAAAGAACGTGTTTTTTTAATGAATCGTAATATCTTGAAAGTGCATATTGCTACCGCTAATATGGTAGCTTTTGATGCATTATATTATAAAATCATAAAGTCACTTGAAAATGCTAAGGAGTCAGAACAATTGATTTATAAAGGGCGTGTCATGTTGCTGAAATCAGATATTCATCTTAGTCTAAAACAATTAGATTCTGCCATCATTTATGCCAATAAGGCTAGGGCTGTCCATAAAGAAGTTGCTGCTTGGAAATTTTACATTCGGGATAATGCGCAATTGGCTCGTATTGCTTTTTACCAGCAAAACTATGAAGCCATGGAGGATTATGTAGACCTTTGCTTTGATACCTACAAGACTTATATCAAGGATAAGGGGAAAATTTTGCAAGATATAATGGCTCTATATGGAGGGTTGTATTATAAAACAGGGGAGTATGAAACGGCTTTAGAAAAAACAATGGAAGCCCTAGAAGTTGGGTTGGCAGATATGACAACGAAGGACGATACCTTGTTTGTGGCACGATATTATAATAACATTGGCTTGTTTTATATCGAATTGGGCGATATTTATAAGGCAGAAGATTATTGTAACAATGCGTTGCAATTGTTCAAAAAATTGAGAAAACATTTTGATGCAGCAACCACTAATTTAAACTTGGGCGAGTTTTTTACCCGTCAAGGAAAATTAGAAGAAGCGCTAAGATTCTATCAGGCAGGCATCAAGTCTTTGGAGCAATCTTCGGGCGTTGCTACCCATCAATTGGACAAATCATCCATTAATATTTACAATGGAATTGGCGATGTGGCTACTCGTTTAAACCGTTATCAAGAGGCGTTTATGGCACTAAAAAAGAACCTTGAAATTCACAAAAGGGAACAAGCCAAAAAAGACGAAACATTCAGTGTGCTTGGAAGCTATTATAGAGCGACTAGAGATTATACCAAATCGTTAAATTATTATCAAGAAGCTTTAGTTATTCGAAAACAAACCTATGGTTTAGTACATCCTTTAGTTGCCAAAGTATACTATGATTTGGGACAAACCGAACAAAAAAGAAACCATATTGCTGCTGCAAAAACGTATTATGATTTGGCTATAGCAGCACTAGAAGTTCCAGTGAAAGGGGATTTAATGCCCTTCTTGATGAATAAAGACAGTGCCAATACAGTTCCTGATAAATCTCTTTTGTTAAAGGTTTTGGCTGCCAAAGCTCGACTGTCTTTAGAAGAGAAAAATTTAGAATTGGCTTATAATACTGCTCAAAGTGCGGTCTTGTTGTTAGAAAAAATGAGAAATGGATTTAAGGAGGAGGGATCTAAGCTGTTTATGCTCCAAAAAATGATTCCAACTTATGAATTGTCTATTGATGTTGCTTTAGATTTGTATCAACAAACGAAAGAGCAGTCTTATTTGGATGAAATTTTTCAACTGGTCGAAAAAAGCAAGGCAATGTTGCTTTTAGATGCCTTGAAAGCAGAGGAAGCTCGTAATTTTGGAAATGTTCCCAAGGATTTGTTGGACGAGGAGAGGCGTTTGGCTAGAGAGCGAGTACGCTATGAAAAACTACTGTTTGAGGCTAAATCAGTCAATGATGAAGCAAAAGTTAGTCTTCAACAAAAGGAACTCTTGAAGCTAAAAAGAGCCTCCGAGAAGTTACAAACAACCTTAGAACAGGATTATCCTAAATATCATGAACTAAAATACAATACACAAATTGCTAGTCTAAAACAAGTACAAGAAAGTTTAGACGATCAGACTGCTTTGATTGAGTATTTTGTTGGTAATGAGAACATCTATATTTTTAGTATTTATAGGGATACTGCTTGGCTTACATCGGTTTCTATGAACAATCAATTTACAACCGCTATAAAAGGGCTTCGTACCTCGTTGGTCGATGTTGTTATGTTAACCAAAGATGTAGAGTCCTCTTATTTATTGTTTGCCAGAAATGCTCGAACGATTTATCAAAAATACCTAGAGCCAGCCTTAAAAAAAGAGCAAATTGAGCGCTTAGTGATTATTCCTGATGGTATGTTTAATTATGTGCCGTTTGATGTTTTATTGACTGAAAAACCAGATTATAAAAATTACGATTATAGAAAATTGCCCTACTTGATTAAATCGTATTCTATTAATTATCATTATTCATCTACCCTAAAACTATTTAGCCGATCTTCTTCTAAGACCAATGGCGAGATGTTGGCAATGGCTTCTTCTTATGATAAGGAACAATTTATCAACATGAAAGGTTTGGGAGAACGAGAGTATAAGATAAGGTCAAGTGTAGACGATTTGCCAGGTGCCCGTCAAGAAGTAGAATATTTGTCCAATATCTTTGCAGGAGAATATCTTTATGGCGACAAAGCAAATGAAACCACCTTCAAATCGTATAGCAACAAAGAACCTTATAGTGTGATTCACTTAGCAATGCACGGTATTGTTGATGCCAAACAGCCTGCCTATTCGAGTCTGGTATTTTCTTACTCTGGAAGCAAAAAAGAGGATGACTTATTACATGCTTATGAATTGAACTTGCTAGAAGTGAATACAGATCTAGTGGTGCTTTCTGCTTGTGAAACAGGCTTTGGGCGATATGACAGGGGGGAAGGTGTGGTCAGTCTTGGAAGAGGATTTATGTATTCGGGGGTTCCTTCTTTGGTTATGACCCTATGGCCGATCAACGATAAGGCAACATCTATATTAGTGAGCGAGTTTTATAACGAACTGGCAATTGGCCACAGCAAAGATGAGGCCATGAAAAACGCAAAACTCACCTATTTAAAGCATGCAAAACATCTAACCGCCCACCCCTTCTTTTGGGCGAGTTTTGTCAATTTTGGGGATTACCAACCCATCCATTTAAAGAAAAGTTGGACTTGGGGACAATTGAGCCTATTGACCTTGCCTATCTTGCTGCTTATGGGCTGGTGGTTTTCTAGAAAAAGGAAAGGCTAA
- a CDS encoding C1 family peptidase, with protein MKQFMLPLTFLLVGNSVLGQYKITPKYDVECTTIKNQQRTGTCWSFATSSFLESEVKRTKKMDIDLSEMYSVRATYLDKAQNYILRQGKANFSEGSLSHDVIKAVERAGVVPEVAFSGKSEGIEVHNHGEMVSAAKGMLDGLQKRKTLSPRWKQAMEAILDIYMGETPDEFKYEGKNYTPQSFADFLGIKSEDYISLTSYTHHPFYAPFVLEIPDNYSNGWYQNIPMEELEKTVDEAIKNGYSVAWDGDVSEATFNHKEGLAILPKDTERENLWDKPDQELTVTQELRQSTFESKATTDDHLMHLVGIAYDNKGTKYYKIKNSWGDSNAFKGYLYMSQAYFQLKTVGILLHKDAIPSAIKKKFK; from the coding sequence ATGAAACAGTTTATGCTTCCATTAACATTTTTGTTAGTTGGCAACAGCGTTTTAGGGCAATACAAAATTACTCCTAAATATGATGTGGAATGCACCACTATAAAAAATCAACAACGAACAGGAACCTGTTGGAGTTTCGCTACTTCTTCTTTTTTAGAATCTGAAGTGAAGCGTACCAAAAAGATGGACATTGATTTATCGGAAATGTATAGTGTCCGAGCAACCTATTTAGATAAAGCTCAAAACTATATTTTGCGACAGGGCAAAGCTAATTTTAGTGAAGGGTCTTTGTCTCATGATGTCATCAAAGCTGTTGAACGAGCAGGAGTAGTTCCTGAAGTAGCATTTTCTGGTAAATCTGAAGGAATAGAAGTACACAACCACGGTGAAATGGTAAGTGCTGCCAAAGGAATGTTGGATGGCTTGCAAAAACGAAAAACACTTAGCCCTAGATGGAAACAAGCCATGGAGGCGATTTTGGATATTTATATGGGAGAAACGCCCGATGAATTTAAATACGAGGGCAAAAATTATACGCCCCAAAGTTTTGCCGATTTCTTGGGGATTAAAAGCGAGGATTATATTAGTCTAACCTCTTATACCCATCATCCATTTTATGCGCCTTTTGTTCTAGAAATTCCCGACAATTATTCCAATGGCTGGTATCAAAACATTCCAATGGAAGAATTAGAAAAAACGGTAGATGAGGCCATCAAAAATGGTTATTCGGTTGCTTGGGATGGAGATGTAAGCGAAGCTACTTTCAATCACAAAGAGGGTTTGGCTATTTTGCCCAAAGATACAGAAAGAGAAAATTTGTGGGACAAGCCAGACCAAGAATTGACGGTTACACAAGAATTGCGTCAAAGCACTTTTGAGAGTAAGGCAACAACAGATGACCATTTGATGCACTTGGTAGGAATTGCTTATGACAACAAGGGTACTAAATATTATAAAATCAAAAACTCTTGGGGCGATTCCAATGCCTTCAAAGGCTATCTTTATATGTCTCAAGCTTATTTTCAACTGAAGACCGTTGGTATTTTATTGCACAAAGATGCAATTCCTTCCGCCATCAAAAAGAAATTTAAATAG
- a CDS encoding thioredoxin family protein — protein MNLQAYRDLFKAILNGEFVQAPYDSESYINYVKLNHSRMKRWTKQGVLTPALKEAIEAIKTPQTWVLITEPWCGDAANSVPYLEKMAALNPNITVEVQLRDSGSEIDQYLTNGGKSIPKLIARDQAGNDLFTWGPRPSEAQALVQQQKTSDAKAEDKYAELLLWYKEDKGISIQEELIQLLTAIPAV, from the coding sequence ATGAATTTACAAGCATATAGAGATTTATTTAAGGCAATTCTTAATGGCGAATTTGTTCAAGCTCCTTATGATAGTGAAAGCTATATCAATTATGTCAAATTGAATCATTCTAGAATGAAGCGTTGGACGAAACAAGGGGTGCTTACGCCTGCTCTAAAAGAAGCCATCGAAGCCATAAAAACTCCTCAAACTTGGGTATTAATCACAGAACCTTGGTGTGGAGATGCCGCCAATTCTGTGCCTTATTTAGAAAAAATGGCTGCGCTTAACCCCAATATTACAGTAGAAGTTCAATTAAGAGATTCAGGTAGTGAAATTGATCAATATTTGACCAACGGAGGCAAATCTATCCCCAAACTTATCGCTAGAGATCAAGCAGGTAATGATTTGTTTACTTGGGGACCTAGACCTAGCGAAGCACAAGCATTGGTACAGCAACAAAAAACTTCAGATGCCAAAGCAGAAGATAAATATGCCGAATTATTGCTTTGGTACAAAGAGGATAAGGGAATTTCTATTCAAGAAGAATTGATTCAATTATTAACCGCTATCCCTGCTGTTTAA
- a CDS encoding polyphosphate polymerase domain-containing protein, producing MRYERKYRIEGVHLNVILQTIRMHPAGLFKIYPDRQINNIYFDTPNLTTYKENVMGIANRDKYRVRWYGWNPLLIESPKLELKHRRNNVGTKTIYEVATFSFDNLKPLSEEVNRLSGTYALLQPTLQNSYKRAYFGTRDQKFRVTIDWELSYASMRTTNQFRKHQQYEPNVYILEVKYEQEFESEADRISQFFPFRSTKNSKYVTGIELCW from the coding sequence ATGCGTTACGAGCGAAAATATAGGATAGAAGGAGTACACCTCAATGTTATTCTACAAACAATTCGAATGCATCCTGCTGGACTCTTCAAAATATACCCAGATCGTCAAATTAATAACATTTATTTTGATACACCTAATCTAACCACCTACAAAGAGAATGTGATGGGCATTGCCAATCGAGACAAATATCGAGTTCGTTGGTACGGCTGGAATCCCCTGTTAATAGAATCCCCTAAACTGGAACTAAAGCATCGCAGAAATAATGTTGGAACAAAAACAATTTATGAGGTAGCTACTTTTTCTTTTGATAATTTAAAACCCCTAAGTGAAGAAGTTAATCGCTTGAGTGGTACCTATGCCTTATTGCAGCCAACCTTGCAAAATTCCTACAAACGAGCTTATTTTGGTACTAGAGATCAAAAGTTTAGAGTAACGATTGATTGGGAGCTCTCCTATGCATCTATGAGAACTACCAATCAATTTAGGAAACACCAACAGTACGAACCGAATGTGTATATTTTGGAAGTGAAATACGAACAAGAGTTCGAATCAGAAGCCGATCGAATTTCACAATTTTTTCCATTTAGAAGCACCAAAAACTCTAAATACGTAACAGGGATAGAACTGTGTTGGTAG
- a CDS encoding DUF4956 domain-containing protein — translation MQEFINHLSGYFINLKDIIHPLSFVINLIVCTLLAMAVSNFYIRFGNAVSNRGRFAANFVPLALTTMSIMVIVKPSVALSLGLVGALSIVRFRAAIKDPEELTYLFLTIGVGLATGADQPLIAIIVVAFILLFLYLSKRMSSSPAFKEEDRFYINITTDLSDLVQIHTLLEQSFAAVELKRLDATPNKGLDLSFICKTGSIEEVQTVKDAVLALSEQTYISIIDQPDLII, via the coding sequence ATGCAAGAATTTATCAATCACCTATCGGGATATTTTATTAACCTGAAAGATATTATCCACCCCTTAAGTTTTGTTATTAATTTGATTGTTTGCACACTATTAGCAATGGCAGTGTCTAACTTTTATATTCGTTTTGGTAATGCGGTTTCTAATCGAGGACGTTTTGCAGCGAATTTTGTCCCCTTGGCACTAACTACGATGTCAATTATGGTGATTGTAAAACCTTCTGTAGCGCTTTCTTTGGGCTTGGTAGGGGCGTTGTCTATTGTGCGTTTTAGGGCAGCCATCAAGGACCCAGAAGAATTGACCTATTTGTTTTTGACAATTGGTGTAGGACTAGCAACAGGAGCCGATCAACCATTGATTGCAATTATTGTAGTGGCTTTTATCTTATTGTTTTTATACCTCAGCAAACGAATGTCAAGCAGTCCTGCTTTTAAAGAAGAAGACCGTTTCTACATTAATATAACTACTGATTTATCAGATCTTGTCCAAATTCATACCTTGTTAGAACAATCTTTTGCTGCCGTTGAGCTAAAACGTCTAGATGCCACTCCCAATAAGGGCTTAGATTTAAGTTTTATTTGCAAGACAGGATCTATAGAGGAAGTACAAACAGTAAAAGATGCTGTTTTAGCATTGTCAGAACAGACCTATATTTCTATTATCGATCAACCCGATCTAATTATCTGA
- a CDS encoding mechanosensitive ion channel family protein — MFDINAEELWAKFGGMLIEYAPKFVLGLVVFYFGFKLINKSMSLLDKIMRSNKFDEDLRPFIITLLGLLLKLVVSISAIDLLGIETTSFVAMLAAAGFAVGLALQGSLSNFASGILILFFKPFRTGDMISIGDNIGIVQEIQIFNTILKTIHRRLIVIPNSILTSEIVENITGAGIIRVDLTFGIGYEDDIDKAREVIWSVIKGCPFLVHQEGQEHQVLVEKLNDSSVDLAVWVWTRGTDYWEAFYFMQEYVKKAFDKEGISIPFPQMDVHMKQ, encoded by the coding sequence ATGTTTGATATTAATGCAGAGGAGTTGTGGGCGAAGTTTGGGGGAATGTTAATAGAATATGCGCCTAAATTTGTGTTGGGGTTGGTCGTGTTCTATTTTGGATTTAAGTTGATTAACAAGTCCATGAGTTTGTTGGATAAAATAATGCGTTCCAATAAATTTGATGAAGATTTAAGACCTTTTATTATTACCCTATTAGGCTTGTTGCTAAAATTAGTGGTTTCTATTAGTGCTATTGATTTGTTGGGGATAGAAACAACTTCCTTTGTTGCTATGTTGGCCGCAGCAGGTTTTGCGGTGGGTTTAGCATTGCAGGGTTCTTTAAGCAACTTTGCCAGTGGAATCCTAATTTTGTTTTTTAAGCCCTTTCGAACAGGGGATATGATTAGTATTGGAGACAATATCGGAATTGTCCAAGAAATACAAATTTTTAATACCATTCTAAAAACCATCCATCGACGATTAATCGTTATCCCTAACTCTATATTAACCAGTGAAATTGTTGAAAATATTACAGGCGCAGGGATTATTAGAGTTGATTTGACCTTTGGGATTGGTTACGAAGATGATATTGACAAAGCTCGTGAAGTGATTTGGTCTGTTATTAAAGGTTGTCCATTTTTAGTCCACCAAGAAGGGCAAGAACATCAAGTATTGGTTGAGAAACTAAACGATAGTTCTGTAGATTTAGCAGTGTGGGTATGGACAAGAGGAACCGACTATTGGGAGGCGTTTTATTTTATGCAGGAATACGTCAAAAAAGCATTTGACAAAGAAGGAATATCCATACCATTTCCACAAATGGACGTTCATATGAAGCAATAA
- a CDS encoding GumC domain-containing protein, which produces MDNLERETTLSEENQLSIADMLKIGKEYFFEVIKYSWLIVIFAIFFGKYMRDRKLSTPTTYTANFSFTVNKLATENQQNIASLFGSSAKPEANVSFKRLQEILITRKINLRVLFHKITLKDEETPEEDFLINHYLKNFYYKRGADDPQAKDDFYFESDSIDPYNRKANYLLMYVHNLIVRNHLILESTSGGIMHLKVVSTSEDFSYELITALYQELDRYYSEEALEQKKRFYEMAEERMKQLRGKLSAAEERYIEYVNTHSAEAQGRNNTLIETQFLSTDLKQATQSYFAAVANKEAAWVSFESQKQTPSMSVIDPPLYPLSKAVPNPFLHMLVGIVVGGGLAFLLIVGRKFIRDFMKKQKEKEAAEVVKVEPAKKESETV; this is translated from the coding sequence ATGGATAATTTAGAAAGAGAAACAACCCTGTCGGAAGAAAACCAATTGAGTATAGCAGATATGCTTAAAATTGGTAAGGAGTATTTTTTTGAAGTCATTAAATACTCTTGGCTCATTGTTATTTTTGCCATCTTTTTTGGTAAATATATGCGAGATCGAAAATTGAGCACGCCAACAACTTATACAGCCAATTTTTCCTTTACGGTCAATAAATTAGCAACAGAAAATCAACAAAACATTGCTAGTTTATTTGGTAGTTCTGCCAAACCAGAGGCAAACGTGAGTTTTAAGCGATTGCAAGAAATTCTGATTACACGAAAAATTAACCTTAGAGTTTTATTTCATAAAATCACATTAAAAGATGAAGAGACTCCTGAAGAAGATTTTTTAATTAATCACTACCTAAAGAACTTTTATTACAAGAGAGGGGCAGATGATCCTCAAGCAAAAGATGATTTTTATTTTGAATCCGATTCTATTGACCCTTATAATAGAAAAGCCAATTATCTTTTGATGTATGTACACAACTTGATTGTGCGGAATCATTTGATTTTAGAATCTACTTCGGGAGGGATTATGCATTTAAAAGTTGTTTCGACCTCTGAAGATTTTTCTTATGAATTGATTACGGCTTTGTATCAAGAGCTAGATCGATATTATAGTGAAGAGGCTTTGGAGCAAAAAAAGCGGTTTTATGAGATGGCAGAGGAGCGGATGAAACAACTCAGGGGGAAATTGAGTGCAGCAGAAGAACGATACATTGAATATGTAAATACACATAGTGCAGAGGCGCAAGGTCGAAATAATACCTTGATTGAAACTCAATTTTTATCCACAGATTTAAAACAAGCAACTCAGTCTTATTTTGCTGCTGTTGCCAACAAAGAAGCTGCTTGGGTCTCTTTTGAAAGCCAAAAACAAACTCCTTCAATGTCTGTTATTGACCCTCCTTTGTATCCTTTGTCCAAGGCTGTTCCCAACCCATTTTTGCATATGTTGGTTGGTATTGTTGTAGGAGGAGGTCTAGCATTTTTGCTGATTGTGGGGCGTAAATTTATAAGGGATTTTATGAAGAAACAAAAAGAAAAAGAAGCCGCAGAAGTAGTAAAGGTAGAGCCTGCTAAAAAAGAATCGGAAACCGTTTAG
- a CDS encoding SLBB domain-containing protein, with translation MKFHPTRLFFTLVAILFVQICFAQEPPSVTPSTPEGPIIDPNVQKVLDKGNNNESSTKGDTDKGDTKTNDTDVDENADNGEDKEDEERKIKFDLRQSQLPDAKIWGQQFFRDQSVSLFTRSRDIKAIDSYLLGIGDELAITVWGATDYSSSVAIDEEGFINLTNPQRGIHVPRLYIKEMKFAEAKKAIIERLENHMNIKNSQVSIELNYSRSLTINITGEVFNPGSYTIPAVNTAFNALVASGGPSQIGSVRMIKVYSSQMKTRTLDVYKFMNNPNIADEFFLHNNDYINVPLAGRVVEIEGAVERPFFYELIEKENLIELIDYAGGLRPDAYRRNIQIIRYENDEEKLIDVNLAELVRRGKNFDLKDGDRINVNPIKQAYANYITVKGAVKLPGTYELEANTTIYDVLMKSGIIRSAVMERIYVKRLREDLSLDYIPINVHELLDDPTSAENKILNPFDEIEVKYKSEFIDKYNIKIYGAVRKTGSFEFSDNLVLSDVLYMANGLKREASNSHIEISRLTLDATGNRTYVVFKTLEIGSVEDSLKVKGADAFFLEPYDQIFVRTSKDFEAPKNVRIHGEIMWPGTYTMSNDDERVWDLIKRAGGWTNIAFLKGAKLMRQGDGLVLLDLELLEKEGENSRFNYVLRAGDIIRIPKLKDLVSIAGKINHPAVKENAEIATRELDLELEKAETEIEKKEILLEVYKKEIQNPRKVNIPFHVGKRANFYIKEYGAGIDWKQGGRQRLVYVRYANGMVKKTRHFLFFKVYPKVEKGAMVYVGAKEKKIKKERKPVNWYKIITDTLALAVSALSIYAIVRAMNPPKQ, from the coding sequence ATGAAATTTCACCCTACTAGATTATTCTTTACACTGGTTGCTATTCTTTTTGTTCAAATTTGTTTTGCTCAAGAACCGCCTTCTGTTACCCCTAGTACACCTGAGGGACCTATTATTGATCCTAACGTTCAAAAAGTATTGGACAAAGGGAATAATAATGAAAGTTCAACAAAGGGAGATACGGATAAGGGCGATACCAAAACGAATGATACCGATGTTGATGAGAATGCCGATAATGGAGAAGATAAAGAGGATGAAGAACGCAAAATCAAATTTGATTTGAGACAGTCCCAATTACCTGATGCTAAAATATGGGGGCAGCAGTTTTTTAGGGATCAAAGCGTGTCTTTATTTACTCGATCTAGAGATATTAAGGCCATTGATAGTTATTTGTTAGGAATTGGGGATGAGCTAGCGATTACGGTTTGGGGAGCAACCGATTACAGTTCTAGTGTTGCTATTGATGAGGAAGGTTTTATTAATTTGACCAATCCTCAACGGGGGATTCATGTGCCTAGATTGTACATCAAAGAAATGAAATTTGCCGAGGCAAAAAAAGCAATTATAGAGCGATTAGAAAACCATATGAATATCAAGAACTCTCAGGTTTCTATAGAGTTAAATTATTCTAGGAGTTTGACGATCAATATTACAGGGGAGGTTTTTAATCCTGGGTCTTATACGATTCCAGCGGTTAATACCGCTTTTAATGCTTTGGTTGCTTCTGGTGGTCCCTCTCAAATTGGAAGTGTTCGGATGATTAAGGTTTATTCTTCTCAAATGAAAACTCGTACATTGGATGTGTATAAGTTTATGAACAATCCTAATATTGCAGATGAATTCTTTTTGCACAACAACGATTATATCAATGTACCCCTTGCTGGGCGTGTTGTTGAAATTGAGGGAGCTGTTGAACGGCCGTTTTTTTATGAGCTGATTGAAAAAGAGAACTTAATTGAATTGATAGATTATGCAGGAGGGCTACGCCCAGATGCTTACCGAAGAAACATCCAAATTATTCGTTATGAAAATGATGAAGAAAAATTAATCGATGTAAACTTAGCGGAGCTGGTGCGCAGGGGAAAGAACTTTGACTTGAAAGATGGCGATCGAATCAATGTTAATCCAATCAAACAGGCTTATGCCAATTATATTACCGTGAAAGGAGCGGTTAAGTTGCCAGGGACTTATGAGTTGGAAGCCAACACAACAATTTATGATGTTTTAATGAAATCGGGAATTATTCGCTCTGCGGTAATGGAACGAATCTATGTCAAGCGGTTAAGAGAAGATTTGTCTTTAGATTATATCCCTATCAATGTCCATGAGTTGTTGGATGACCCTACTTCAGCAGAGAACAAAATCTTAAACCCTTTTGATGAAATTGAGGTCAAATACAAATCTGAGTTTATTGATAAGTACAATATAAAAATATACGGTGCTGTACGAAAAACAGGCTCTTTTGAATTTAGTGATAATTTAGTGCTTTCAGATGTTTTATACATGGCAAATGGACTTAAAAGGGAGGCTTCTAATAGTCATATTGAAATTTCTAGATTAACATTGGACGCTACTGGCAACCGTACTTATGTTGTCTTTAAAACCTTAGAAATTGGTAGCGTAGAAGACAGTTTGAAAGTAAAGGGAGCGGATGCTTTTTTTCTGGAGCCTTATGACCAGATTTTTGTTCGTACCTCAAAAGATTTTGAAGCGCCTAAAAATGTTAGAATACACGGAGAAATTATGTGGCCTGGAACTTATACGATGTCCAATGATGATGAACGGGTTTGGGACTTGATTAAACGTGCTGGTGGCTGGACGAATATTGCTTTTCTTAAAGGAGCTAAATTGATGCGTCAAGGAGACGGATTGGTGTTATTAGATTTGGAACTCCTTGAAAAGGAAGGCGAAAATTCTAGGTTCAATTATGTCTTAAGAGCAGGCGATATTATTCGTATTCCTAAACTAAAAGACTTGGTTTCTATTGCAGGAAAAATCAACCATCCAGCAGTAAAAGAAAACGCAGAAATTGCAACGAGAGAATTAGACTTAGAGCTTGAGAAGGCAGAAACAGAGATTGAGAAAAAGGAAATTTTATTGGAGGTCTACAAAAAAGAAATCCAGAATCCTAGAAAGGTTAACATTCCGTTTCATGTAGGAAAACGAGCTAATTTTTACATCAAAGAATATGGTGCAGGGATTGATTGGAAACAGGGCGGAAGACAGCGTTTGGTTTATGTACGATATGCCAATGGAATGGTTAAAAAAACTAGACACTTTTTGTTTTTTAAGGTTTATCCTAAAGTCGAAAAGGGAGCCATGGTTTATGTAGGAGCAAAAGAAAAGAAAATAAAGAAAGAAAGAAAACCTGTTAATTGGTATAAAATTATCACAGATACATTGGCATTAGCTGTTTCTGCACTTTCTATTTATGCAATTGTTCGAGCCATGAACCCCCCAAAGCAGTAG